From Cellulomonas dongxiuzhuiae, the proteins below share one genomic window:
- a CDS encoding extracellular solute-binding protein: MKILRFGAVALTSALALTACSSGGGTGSDGASGDTEGAEIRVWLVGTDTPDVAREYLTSTFEEENPGSTLTIEEQSWTGLVDKLTTALSSSDSPDVVEVGNTQAATFTSAGYFAPLDDIAEDLGGDDLLPGFVKAGTWEDTLYAAPYYAGSRIVFYSGQVLGSTPVPTTLAEYVQTATSLRTADRSGLWFPGQDWYNALPFVWENGGFIAEPDDDGTWEAGFSSPGGIKGLQQVQDLMVNASNAPKDGDEAELQVPFCAGQTTFLSAPNWIRWSIQAPADAEAPGCPDTFGADLHAFPLPGATAGQTAKVFAGGSNVAVATKSANVDLAKKALTILLSEEYQTILAENSMIPARKSLASALPQDEFTQASAAAAANAELTPATPKWGDVEAQKVIQDALVQIAQGGDVPTIAAELDTQIESILNG, translated from the coding sequence GTGAAGATCCTACGTTTCGGCGCCGTCGCACTGACGTCAGCGCTCGCGCTCACCGCGTGCTCCAGCGGCGGCGGCACCGGCTCCGACGGGGCGTCCGGCGACACGGAGGGCGCCGAGATCCGCGTCTGGCTCGTCGGCACCGACACCCCTGACGTGGCACGCGAGTACCTGACGTCGACCTTCGAGGAGGAGAACCCCGGCTCGACGCTCACGATCGAGGAGCAGTCGTGGACGGGCCTCGTCGACAAGCTCACCACCGCGCTGTCGTCCTCCGACTCGCCCGACGTCGTCGAGGTCGGCAACACGCAGGCCGCGACGTTCACGTCGGCCGGGTACTTCGCGCCCCTCGACGACATCGCCGAGGACCTGGGCGGGGACGACCTGCTGCCCGGGTTCGTCAAGGCCGGCACCTGGGAGGACACGCTCTACGCCGCCCCCTACTACGCGGGCTCGCGCATCGTGTTCTACAGCGGGCAGGTCCTCGGGAGCACACCCGTGCCCACGACCCTCGCGGAGTACGTCCAGACCGCCACGTCCCTGCGGACGGCCGACCGGTCCGGCCTGTGGTTCCCCGGGCAGGACTGGTACAACGCCCTGCCCTTCGTCTGGGAGAACGGCGGCTTCATCGCGGAGCCCGACGACGACGGCACGTGGGAGGCGGGGTTCTCCTCCCCGGGCGGCATCAAGGGGCTCCAGCAGGTGCAGGACCTCATGGTCAACGCGTCCAACGCGCCCAAGGACGGTGACGAGGCCGAGCTGCAGGTGCCGTTCTGCGCCGGGCAGACGACGTTCCTGTCCGCACCGAACTGGATCCGCTGGTCCATCCAGGCCCCGGCCGACGCCGAGGCACCCGGATGCCCCGACACCTTCGGCGCCGACCTGCACGCCTTCCCCCTGCCCGGGGCCACCGCGGGGCAGACCGCCAAGGTCTTCGCCGGCGGGTCGAACGTCGCCGTCGCGACGAAGTCGGCGAACGTCGACCTCGCCAAGAAGGCCCTGACCATCCTGCTCTCGGAGGAGTACCAGACGATCCTCGCCGAGAACTCGATGATCCCGGCGCGCAAGTCGCTCGCGTCGGCACTGCCGCAGGACGAGTTCACGCAGGCGTCCGCCGCCGCGGCGGCCAACGCCGAGCTCACGCCGGCGACGCCGAAGTGGGGTGACGTCGAGGCGCAGAAGGTCATCCAGGACGCGCTCGTCCAGATCGCGCAGGGCGGCGACGTCCCGACGATCGCCGCGGAGCTCGACACCCAGATCGAGTCCATCCTCAACGGCTGA
- a CDS encoding RNA-binding S4 domain-containing protein yields the protein MAEPQGRVRVDAWTWAVRLFPTRSAAGAACRAGHVRVNGERAKPATQVVPGDEVQVRGGPRERLVVVQRLLVKRVSAEVAQASYLDRSPVPPPRDQVALAAHRDRGAGRPTKRDRRAIERLRGH from the coding sequence GTGGCCGAGCCGCAGGGACGCGTCCGCGTCGACGCGTGGACGTGGGCCGTCCGCCTGTTCCCCACGCGGTCCGCAGCGGGCGCCGCGTGCCGCGCGGGCCACGTGCGCGTCAACGGCGAGCGCGCCAAGCCGGCCACGCAGGTCGTGCCGGGCGACGAGGTGCAGGTGCGCGGCGGCCCTCGTGAGCGGCTCGTGGTCGTGCAGCGTCTCCTGGTCAAGCGCGTGTCCGCCGAGGTCGCGCAGGCGTCCTACCTCGACCGCTCCCCCGTGCCGCCGCCGCGCGACCAGGTCGCGCTCGCCGCGCACCGGGACCGCGGCGCGGGCCGCCCGACCAAGCGGGACCGGCGCGCCATCGAGCGGCTCCGCGGGCACTGA
- a CDS encoding PfkB family carbohydrate kinase, giving the protein MPAPLVCCGLTTLDVTQTLDRVPAPDEKVVADGLDVTFGGPAANAAAVAVGLGVPTTLVTVLGAGPLADVARAGLAAAGVRVVDLAPHAADVLPVSTVLVTRATGERAVVSVNGARTSRLPAPAPDVVQGAGALLVDGHHPDAALVLARAARAAGVPVLLDGGSWKPSTPELLATVDLAVLSADFRLPSALAGVGVAQHAVDALLDAVAALGPSFVARSAGAGAVRVRRVAADGRPVRSALRPAAVPAGRVVDTLGAGDVLHGAMAAALARGDDALDALADGVRWATVSVQHAGARGWLAATGPGARLPESEPRG; this is encoded by the coding sequence ATGCCGGCACCGCTCGTCTGCTGCGGCCTGACGACCCTCGACGTCACGCAGACGCTCGACCGCGTGCCGGCCCCCGACGAGAAGGTCGTCGCGGACGGTCTGGACGTCACGTTCGGCGGTCCCGCCGCCAACGCGGCCGCCGTGGCCGTGGGGCTCGGGGTGCCCACCACGCTCGTCACGGTCCTGGGTGCCGGGCCCCTGGCCGACGTGGCGCGCGCCGGCCTGGCCGCTGCCGGCGTCCGGGTCGTCGACCTGGCACCGCATGCCGCCGACGTCCTGCCCGTCTCGACCGTGCTCGTGACGCGGGCCACGGGGGAGCGCGCCGTGGTGTCCGTCAACGGCGCGCGCACGTCGCGGCTGCCGGCGCCCGCGCCCGACGTCGTGCAGGGCGCGGGTGCGCTGCTCGTCGACGGGCACCACCCCGACGCGGCCCTCGTGCTCGCGCGCGCCGCGCGTGCGGCCGGGGTCCCCGTCCTGCTCGACGGCGGCAGCTGGAAGCCGTCCACCCCCGAGCTGCTGGCGACGGTCGACCTGGCCGTCCTGTCGGCCGACTTCCGGCTGCCGAGCGCGCTCGCGGGCGTCGGGGTCGCGCAACACGCGGTCGACGCGCTGCTCGACGCGGTCGCGGCGCTCGGCCCGTCGTTCGTGGCGCGCAGCGCGGGCGCCGGTGCCGTGCGCGTGCGACGCGTCGCCGCGGACGGTCGGCCGGTGCGCTCGGCGCTGCGTCCCGCCGCGGTCCCCGCGGGCCGCGTCGTCGACACCCTGGGTGCGGGGGACGTGCTGCACGGTGCGATGGCGGCGGCGCTGGCGCGGGGCGACGACGCGCTCGACGCGCTCGCCGACGGCGTGCGGTGGGCGACCGTCTCGGTGCAGCACGCCGGTGCCCGTGGGTGGCTCGCTGCGACGGGTCCCGGCGCCCGGCTCCCGGAGTCCGAGCCGCGCGGCTGA
- a CDS encoding histidine phosphatase family protein, with amino-acid sequence MTTPAATPTSLVLVRHGESVGNLAATRADRAGALVVDVETRDADTPLSDRGRAQARALGVRLAAMPPHEQPDVVWCSPYLRTLETARIALETAGLDLPVRIDERLRDRELGILDRLTWRGVQDRHPEEAERRRHLGKMYHRPPGGESWADVALRLRAALGDLAPRDEGRRVLVVVHDAVVMLLRYALEELTEDQLMTVVRERSVRNASFTRVDRAADAWRLVLFDDVEHLAALDAPVTEHEGTGDTGG; translated from the coding sequence GTGACGACCCCCGCTGCCACCCCGACGAGCCTCGTGCTCGTGCGCCACGGCGAGAGCGTGGGGAACCTCGCCGCGACCCGCGCCGACCGGGCGGGTGCGCTGGTCGTGGACGTCGAGACGCGGGACGCCGACACCCCGCTGTCGGACCGGGGCCGCGCGCAGGCCCGCGCGCTCGGGGTCCGGCTCGCCGCCATGCCGCCGCACGAGCAGCCCGACGTCGTCTGGTGCTCGCCCTACCTGCGGACGCTCGAGACCGCCCGGATCGCGCTGGAGACCGCCGGGCTCGACCTGCCGGTGCGCATCGACGAGCGCCTGCGCGACCGCGAGCTCGGCATCCTCGACCGGCTGACCTGGCGCGGCGTGCAGGACCGACACCCCGAGGAGGCCGAACGCCGCCGCCACCTCGGCAAGATGTACCACCGCCCGCCGGGCGGCGAGTCCTGGGCCGACGTCGCCCTGCGGCTGCGTGCCGCGCTGGGTGACCTCGCCCCCCGCGACGAGGGCAGGCGCGTCCTCGTCGTCGTGCACGACGCCGTCGTGATGCTGCTGCGCTACGCGCTCGAGGAGCTCACCGAGGACCAGCTCATGACCGTCGTGCGCGAACGCAGCGTCCGTAACGCGTCGTTCACGCGCGTCGACCGCGCCGCCGACGCGTGGCGGCTCGTGCTGTTCGACGACGTGGAGCACCTCGCGGCGCTCGACGCACCCGTCACCGAGCACGAGGGGACCGGTGACACCGGTGGCTGA
- a CDS encoding pectate lyase: MHPSPPAARRPARVALAAALALVLGGALGLATAAGAAAASVDTTAWYVLVNRQSGKVMDVAGTSTADGAVIQQWPRNDGAWQQWQFVDSGSGYYRLKSRHSGKVLDLWNWSTADRGEFRQFSDLNATNQQFKLGDSASGAYVRLVNRHSGKAVTVTDRSTADGATVTQLTDNNQYNQQWQLVKVGSGGGTTPTTSPTTSPTTPPPSGNVSWPSATGQQKVSATIKVSGTFDGGLVRYYGLSSGGQDEGQPPVFELADGATIKNVILGTGAADGIHCRGTCTVQNVWWEDVGEDAATFKGTSASQTMTVDGGGARYASDKVFQHNGPGTFVIRNFQVSDFGKLYRSCGNCSTQHARTVQISNVQVTAPGKSLVGINPNLGDRATISGVTILNDASRKIVICEEYRGVTSGEPTKVGSGPSSACGYSTSSITYR; this comes from the coding sequence ATGCACCCCAGCCCACCGGCAGCCCGACGCCCCGCCCGCGTCGCGCTCGCCGCCGCCCTCGCGCTCGTGCTCGGCGGTGCGCTCGGCCTGGCCACGGCCGCCGGCGCCGCCGCCGCGAGCGTCGACACCACCGCCTGGTACGTCCTGGTCAACCGCCAGAGCGGCAAGGTCATGGATGTCGCGGGCACCTCCACCGCGGACGGTGCCGTCATCCAGCAGTGGCCGCGCAACGACGGCGCCTGGCAGCAGTGGCAGTTCGTCGACTCCGGGTCCGGCTACTACCGGCTGAAGTCCCGGCACTCCGGCAAGGTGCTAGACCTGTGGAACTGGTCCACGGCCGACCGCGGCGAGTTCCGCCAGTTCAGCGACCTCAACGCCACCAACCAGCAGTTCAAGCTCGGCGACTCGGCGAGCGGCGCCTACGTCCGCCTGGTCAACCGGCACTCGGGCAAGGCCGTGACCGTCACGGACCGCTCGACCGCCGACGGTGCGACGGTCACCCAGCTCACCGACAACAACCAGTACAACCAGCAGTGGCAGCTCGTGAAGGTCGGCTCCGGCGGCGGCACCACGCCCACGACGTCGCCCACGACGTCACCCACGACTCCCCCGCCGTCCGGCAACGTGTCGTGGCCGTCGGCCACCGGCCAGCAGAAGGTGTCCGCGACCATCAAGGTCAGCGGGACGTTCGACGGCGGTCTCGTGCGGTACTACGGCCTGTCCTCGGGCGGCCAGGACGAGGGCCAGCCGCCCGTGTTCGAGCTCGCCGACGGCGCGACCATCAAGAACGTCATCCTCGGCACGGGCGCCGCCGACGGCATCCACTGCCGCGGCACCTGCACGGTCCAGAACGTGTGGTGGGAGGACGTCGGCGAGGACGCCGCGACCTTCAAGGGCACGTCGGCCTCGCAGACCATGACGGTCGACGGCGGCGGCGCGCGCTACGCGAGCGACAAGGTGTTCCAGCACAACGGCCCGGGCACGTTCGTCATCCGGAACTTCCAGGTCTCCGACTTCGGCAAGCTCTACCGCTCGTGCGGCAACTGCTCCACGCAGCACGCCCGCACGGTGCAGATCTCGAACGTCCAGGTCACGGCCCCGGGCAAGTCGCTCGTCGGCATCAACCCGAACCTCGGGGACCGCGCGACGATCTCGGGCGTGACGATCCTCAACGACGCGTCGCGCAAGATCGTCATCTGCGAGGAGTACCGGGGCGTCACGTCCGGCGAGCCGACCAAGGTCGGGTCCGGGCCGAGCAGCGCCTGCGGCTACAGCACGTCGAGCATCACCTACCGCTGA
- a CDS encoding DNA-3-methyladenine glycosylase family protein → MTTESAATGDAHVVVACPDVLDVRGTTGRLRRGAGDPTWRWAPDGAWHATRRGDDVATLRLRAVPGGVRADAWGPGAEAVLADAPGLLGLLDDATGFAAHLHPVVARAHRTHVGLRLARSGDVWSAVVTAVLEQRVVGVDAHASWRRLVARHGTPAPGPAPAGLRAAPPPRVWGALPVWEWRTAGVDAQRSDTVRRAAAVAHAFRADLTPAELARRLRTVPGIGPWTAAEVTSRALGDPDAVQVGDAHLPHLVGWALTGRRADDAGMLRLLAPWQGQRQRVLVLLATAHLGRMPAYGPRGRRALPLR, encoded by the coding sequence GTGACCACCGAGAGCGCGGCGACCGGTGACGCGCACGTCGTCGTCGCGTGCCCCGACGTCCTGGACGTGCGCGGCACGACCGGGCGGCTGCGGCGCGGCGCGGGCGATCCCACGTGGCGCTGGGCGCCCGACGGTGCGTGGCACGCGACCCGGCGCGGGGACGACGTCGCGACGCTGCGGCTGCGCGCGGTGCCGGGTGGCGTGCGCGCCGACGCCTGGGGTCCGGGCGCCGAGGCCGTCCTGGCCGACGCCCCGGGCCTGCTCGGCCTGCTGGACGACGCGACGGGGTTCGCGGCCCACCTGCACCCGGTCGTGGCCCGCGCGCACCGCACGCACGTGGGGCTGCGCCTCGCCCGCAGCGGCGACGTGTGGTCGGCCGTCGTGACGGCGGTCCTGGAGCAGCGCGTCGTCGGGGTCGACGCGCACGCCTCGTGGCGGCGGCTCGTCGCGCGCCACGGCACCCCCGCGCCCGGGCCCGCGCCGGCCGGCCTGCGCGCCGCCCCGCCGCCACGCGTCTGGGGAGCGCTGCCGGTGTGGGAGTGGCGCACCGCGGGCGTCGACGCGCAGCGGTCCGACACCGTGCGGCGTGCCGCGGCCGTCGCGCACGCGTTCCGCGCGGACCTGACGCCCGCCGAGCTCGCGCGGCGCCTGCGCACCGTGCCCGGCATCGGCCCGTGGACGGCCGCCGAGGTGACGTCGCGCGCGCTGGGCGACCCCGACGCCGTGCAGGTCGGCGACGCGCACCTGCCGCACCTCGTGGGCTGGGCGCTGACAGGTCGCCGCGCGGACGACGCGGGCATGCTGCGCCTGCTCGCACCCTGGCAGGGGCAGCGGCAGCGCGTGCTGGTGCTGCTGGCGACCGCGCACCTGGGCCGCATGCCCGCGTACGGCCCCCGGGGGCGCCGCGCGCTGCCCCTGCGGTGA
- the pgi gene encoding glucose-6-phosphate isomerase, giving the protein MPTPPIDPTTTSAWQALSEHASALRPDLRGWFAEDPDRAQRLTLQLADLTVDLSKNLVTDETLALLARLADEVHLTDRFDAMLAGEHINVTEDRAVLHTALRRPAEAEPPLVVDGQHVDDDVQAVLGEVFAFAEQVRSGEWTGVTGEPVRTVVNIGIGGSDLGPVMVYEALEPYVADDLEVRFVSNIDPTDLAQKTADLDPTTTLFIVASKTFTTLETLTNARLARQWLWDSLTAGGHLEDSDDARREAVAKHFVAVSTALDKVADFGIDPDNAFGFWDWVGGRYSVDSAIGTSLAIAIGPDAFGDLLAGFHAVDEHTRTTPVAQNVPFLMGLLNVWYVNFLDAHTHAVLPYAQQLHRFPAYLQQLTMESNGKSVHWDGTPVTTQTGEVFWGEPGTNGQHAFYQLIHQGTRLIPADFIAVANPAYPLRDGGIDVHALFLANFFAQTKALAFGKTADEVRAEGTAEAVVPARVFPGNRPTTSILAPALTPAVVGQLIALYEHITFAQGVVWGIDSFDQWGVELGKKLATEIAPAVQGDAAALATQDPSTRGLIERYLELRD; this is encoded by the coding sequence GTGCCGACGCCGCCCATCGACCCGACGACCACGAGCGCCTGGCAGGCCCTCTCCGAGCACGCGAGCGCGCTGCGCCCCGACCTGCGCGGCTGGTTCGCCGAGGACCCCGACCGCGCGCAGCGGCTGACCCTGCAGCTCGCCGACCTCACGGTCGACCTGTCGAAGAACCTCGTCACCGACGAGACCCTCGCGCTGCTGGCACGCCTGGCCGACGAGGTCCACCTCACCGACCGGTTCGACGCGATGCTGGCCGGCGAGCACATCAACGTCACCGAGGACCGCGCCGTGCTCCACACCGCGCTGCGCCGCCCCGCGGAGGCCGAGCCGCCGCTGGTCGTCGACGGTCAGCACGTGGACGACGACGTGCAGGCCGTGCTGGGCGAGGTCTTCGCGTTCGCCGAGCAGGTCCGCTCCGGCGAGTGGACGGGCGTCACGGGCGAGCCGGTCCGCACGGTCGTCAACATCGGGATCGGCGGCTCCGACCTCGGCCCCGTCATGGTGTACGAGGCGCTCGAGCCGTACGTGGCCGACGACCTGGAGGTGCGGTTCGTCTCCAACATCGACCCCACCGACCTCGCGCAGAAGACGGCCGACCTCGACCCGACGACGACGCTGTTCATCGTCGCCTCGAAGACCTTCACGACCCTCGAGACGCTCACCAACGCGCGCCTCGCACGGCAGTGGCTCTGGGACTCCCTCACGGCCGGCGGGCACCTGGAGGACTCCGACGACGCGCGCCGCGAGGCCGTCGCCAAGCACTTCGTCGCCGTCTCGACGGCCCTGGACAAGGTCGCCGACTTCGGCATCGACCCTGACAACGCCTTCGGGTTCTGGGACTGGGTCGGCGGGCGCTACTCGGTCGACTCGGCCATCGGCACGTCGCTGGCCATCGCGATCGGGCCCGACGCGTTCGGCGACCTGCTCGCGGGCTTCCACGCGGTCGACGAGCACACGCGCACCACGCCGGTCGCGCAGAACGTGCCCTTCCTCATGGGCCTGCTCAACGTCTGGTACGTCAACTTCCTGGACGCGCACACGCACGCGGTCCTGCCGTACGCGCAGCAGCTGCACCGCTTCCCCGCGTACCTGCAGCAGCTGACCATGGAGTCGAACGGCAAGTCCGTGCACTGGGACGGCACGCCCGTGACCACGCAGACGGGTGAGGTCTTCTGGGGCGAGCCGGGGACGAACGGGCAGCACGCGTTCTACCAGCTCATCCACCAGGGCACGCGCCTGATCCCGGCCGACTTCATCGCCGTGGCGAACCCCGCGTACCCGCTGCGCGACGGCGGCATCGACGTGCACGCGCTGTTCCTCGCCAACTTCTTCGCGCAGACCAAGGCGCTCGCGTTCGGCAAGACGGCCGACGAGGTGCGCGCCGAGGGCACCGCGGAGGCGGTCGTGCCGGCCCGCGTGTTCCCGGGGAACCGCCCCACCACGTCGATCCTGGCGCCCGCGCTCACGCCGGCCGTCGTCGGCCAGCTCATCGCGCTGTACGAGCACATCACGTTCGCGCAGGGCGTCGTGTGGGGCATCGACTCGTTCGACCAGTGGGGCGTCGAGCTGGGCAAGAAGCTCGCGACGGAGATCGCGCCTGCCGTGCAGGGTGACGCCGCGGCGCTCGCGACGCAGGACCCGTCGACCCGCGGTCTCATCGAGCGGTACCTGGAGCTGCGGGACTGA
- a CDS encoding ROK family transcriptional regulator, whose amino-acid sequence MSTLPHPLAARTAGPVRRALRPTTKVLPEHARAHNRSLVLGHLFHEGPSSRADIARSTGLTRVTVSDLVAALLAEDLVAELGVRAESRVGKPATLVGLRSSDHHVVVVDLADDVTVHGAVMTLDGEVVTRQHVPGAGATGSAAVALVEDLCRRLVAAATRPVVGVGISSPGVIDAAGRVLEAPNRGWYDVPLAARLSAALGTPVHVANDANTRALGEYTYGGAAADAMVVTVGQGVGAGMLVDGSLVRGRGHAAGEIGHVTVVDAQTVGETPRPCACGRTGCLETVLSAPALRRRTELAPEDPDAALASVGRMLGRALAPVVSALNLAEVLLSGPPELLDGPLREAATTTLRERTMPVIGQDLRVRMAALDEDAALAGAAVLVLSGQLGIT is encoded by the coding sequence GTGTCCACATTGCCCCACCCGCTCGCCGCCCGCACCGCGGGTCCCGTCCGGCGCGCGCTGCGACCGACCACCAAGGTGCTCCCCGAGCACGCCCGCGCGCACAACCGGTCGCTGGTCCTGGGCCACCTGTTCCACGAGGGGCCGTCGTCCCGCGCCGACATCGCGCGCAGCACGGGGCTCACCCGCGTGACCGTCTCGGACCTCGTGGCCGCGCTGCTCGCCGAGGATCTCGTCGCCGAGCTGGGGGTCCGCGCCGAGAGCAGGGTGGGCAAGCCCGCGACCCTCGTCGGCCTGCGCTCGTCCGACCACCACGTCGTCGTGGTCGACCTCGCCGACGACGTGACCGTCCACGGCGCCGTCATGACCCTCGACGGCGAGGTCGTCACGCGTCAGCACGTCCCCGGCGCCGGTGCCACCGGCAGCGCGGCGGTCGCGCTCGTCGAGGACCTCTGCCGCCGGCTCGTCGCGGCGGCGACCCGGCCCGTCGTCGGCGTCGGCATCTCCTCGCCCGGTGTCATCGACGCCGCGGGTCGCGTCCTCGAGGCGCCGAACCGGGGCTGGTACGACGTGCCGCTCGCGGCGCGGCTGTCGGCCGCGCTCGGCACCCCCGTGCACGTCGCGAACGACGCCAACACGCGCGCCCTGGGGGAGTACACCTACGGCGGCGCCGCGGCCGACGCGATGGTCGTCACCGTCGGCCAGGGGGTCGGCGCCGGGATGCTCGTCGACGGGTCGCTCGTGCGCGGCCGCGGCCACGCCGCGGGGGAGATCGGGCACGTCACCGTCGTCGACGCGCAGACCGTCGGCGAGACCCCCCGGCCGTGCGCGTGCGGACGCACCGGCTGCCTCGAGACCGTGCTCAGCGCGCCCGCGCTGCGACGCCGCACGGAGCTCGCCCCCGAGGACCCCGACGCGGCGCTCGCGTCGGTCGGACGGATGCTGGGGCGCGCCCTGGCACCCGTCGTCAGCGCGCTCAATCTCGCCGAGGTCCTGCTCTCCGGCCCGCCGGAGCTGCTCGACGGACCCCTGCGGGAGGCCGCGACCACCACCCTCCGCGAGCGGACGATGCCCGTGATCGGGCAGGACCTGCGGGTGCGGATGGCGGCTCTCGACGAGGACGCGGCGCTCGCAGGCGCCGCCGTGCTCGTCCTGTCCGGGCAGCTCGGGATCACGTGA
- a CDS encoding carbohydrate ABC transporter permease has protein sequence MSSTTLPAAPPDAAPVPRATRVITPARLLPWLMLAPSLAVLVVITGYPLVRMLWLSVHEYERAQLLGVPAPFVGLDNYVATLTDERFWAVTARSFVFMLVCVAVTITAGTLVALLLMRLGPVMRLVLSIGMLLAWAMPPLAAMLVWGWIFDTQYGVVNHVLTSLTGDDWMGHSWLISPLSFFAVAALVIVWGAIPFVAFTLYAGFTQIPGEVLEAAQLDGASARQRFASVQVPYVRTIYVVVIVLSMIWDLKVFTQIFVLQGIGGVKARTSTLGVYIYEMGMAQGHYGAASAIAVIFTIIMLAISAYYVRATIREEQL, from the coding sequence ATGAGCTCCACCACGCTCCCGGCGGCCCCGCCGGACGCCGCCCCGGTGCCGCGCGCCACGCGCGTGATCACCCCGGCCCGCCTCCTGCCGTGGCTGATGCTGGCGCCGAGCCTCGCCGTGCTCGTCGTCATCACGGGCTACCCGCTCGTGCGCATGCTGTGGCTGTCGGTCCACGAGTACGAGCGCGCCCAGCTGCTCGGGGTGCCCGCGCCGTTCGTCGGCCTGGACAACTACGTCGCGACGCTGACCGACGAGCGCTTCTGGGCGGTGACGGCCCGCAGCTTCGTGTTCATGCTCGTGTGCGTCGCCGTCACGATCACTGCCGGCACGCTCGTCGCGCTCCTGCTCATGCGGCTCGGCCCGGTCATGCGGCTCGTCCTGTCGATCGGCATGCTGCTGGCCTGGGCGATGCCCCCGCTCGCGGCGATGCTGGTGTGGGGCTGGATCTTCGACACCCAGTACGGCGTCGTCAACCACGTCCTGACGTCGCTGACGGGCGACGACTGGATGGGCCACTCGTGGCTCATCTCGCCGCTGTCGTTCTTCGCCGTCGCGGCGCTCGTCATCGTGTGGGGCGCCATCCCGTTCGTGGCGTTCACGCTGTACGCCGGCTTCACGCAGATCCCCGGGGAGGTGCTCGAGGCCGCGCAGCTCGACGGCGCGAGCGCGCGGCAGCGGTTCGCGAGCGTGCAGGTCCCGTACGTGCGGACCATCTACGTCGTCGTCATCGTGCTCTCGATGATCTGGGACCTGAAGGTCTTCACGCAGATCTTCGTGCTGCAGGGCATCGGCGGCGTCAAGGCCCGGACCAGCACTCTGGGCGTCTACATCTACGAGATGGGCATGGCGCAGGGGCACTACGGCGCCGCCAGCGCCATCGCCGTCATCTTCACGATCATCATGCTCGCGATCTCCGCGTACTACGTCCGCGCGACGATCAGGGAGGAGCAGCTGTGA
- a CDS encoding STAS domain-containing protein, whose amino-acid sequence MDVRLAVGGRLDVRTDGAVLRVALVGAIDLVVRERDAPALWTALDGPAVRAVEVDASEVTFLDSTGLSVLVRLARDAAERGLPLRMVAVSPRLADLLEQTGVADWMAGLAGAR is encoded by the coding sequence ATGGACGTGCGACTGGCGGTCGGTGGACGCCTCGACGTGCGCACCGACGGGGCCGTGCTGCGGGTCGCGCTCGTCGGTGCGATCGACCTGGTGGTCCGGGAACGTGACGCGCCCGCGCTGTGGACGGCCCTCGACGGTCCGGCCGTGCGCGCCGTGGAGGTGGACGCGTCCGAGGTGACCTTCCTCGACTCGACGGGCCTGTCCGTCCTGGTGCGGCTCGCGCGGGACGCTGCCGAGCGCGGGCTGCCGCTGCGGATGGTCGCGGTCAGCCCGCGGCTCGCCGACCTGCTGGAGCAGACCGGCGTCGCGGACTGGATGGCCGGGCTCGCCGGCGCACGCTGA